A genomic region of Zea mays cultivar B73 chromosome 6, Zm-B73-REFERENCE-NAM-5.0, whole genome shotgun sequence contains the following coding sequences:
- the LOC103629130 gene encoding uncharacterized protein isoform X1 — MASSSPQLKEPSSAVKRASTGPTALPERNKRKTSPSLPEASGATQQPAKRKPPLFQRAWSPGDEVRILEALATYRREHGGRLPTPVELFGALDGSLEKEGVGAKELAIKQRSLKRRYDRDVMKNAPPADKHERRLYLLSKHVWGRVPPTRPPVAKVRSATQAKCAGAQASNAAAQAQAKSADRQSGKEALKPKAKTLDEMRELYPYLVDEATILVEPAVLERVLLNIEDIDAQVLDKKIRKARKQLAGAITESARINNMEMPTIFLFTSSKLQPEKLRVENDNNLLVDHLEKMDDVDICAKQRLARVEHEVMELRQTVIAYQAQAKGIICESAKSGLQSIVAENQTPANVLQKKTEVPNGLIHKKNAAVTSKYYCAVPHNVPPNKPKMQGVMLPPFKVFPGMPRKIDKSPTPSKAICKGPYVD, encoded by the exons ATGGCGTCCTCGTCGCCTCAACTCAAGGAACCGTCGTCCGCGGTGAAGCGGGCGTCGACGGGCCCGACGGCGCTGCCCGAGCGCAACAAGAGGAAGACGTCGCCCTCGCTCCCCGAGGCCTCGGGTGCCACACAGCAGCCGGCCAAGCGGAAGCCGCCGTTGTTCCAGCGCGCGTGGTCCCCCGGCGACGAGGTCCGGATCCTGGAGGCCCTCGCCACGTACCGCCGTGAACATGGCGGCCGCCTGCCAACGCCGGTTGAGCTATTCGGCGCGCTCGATGGCAGCCTCGAGAAGGAAGGCGTCGGAGCAAAGGAGCTCGCCATCAAGCAGCGCAGCCTCAAGCGCCGCTACGACCGGGACGTTATGAAGAATGCTCCGCCCGCCGATAAACACGAACGCCGCCTCTACCTCCTCTCCAAGCACGTATGGGGACGCGTTCCGCCAACCAGACCACCGGTTGCCAAGGTCCGAAGTGCTACTCAAGCGAAGTGCGCCGGCGCCCAAGCAAGCAACGCCGCTGCCCAAGCCCAAGCGAAGAGCGCCGACCGCCAGTCCGGCAAGGAGGCGCTGAAGCCCAAGGCCAAGACTTTGGATGAGATGCGCGAGCTGTATCCTTACCTGGTTGATGAGGCCACGATCCTTGTCGAACCGGCGGTGCTGGAGAGAGTGCTCCTCAACATTGAAGACATCGACGCCCAGGTGTTGGACAAGAAGATCAGGAAGGCGAGGAAGCAGCTCGCCGGTGCCATCACGGAATCG GCAAGGATTAACAACATGGAAATGCCTACAATATTTCTGTTTACATCCAGCAAGCTTCAACCAGAAAAGTTAAGAGTGGAAAATGACAATAATCTTTTGGTTGATCATTTGGAGAAAATGGATGATGTGGATATTTGTGCTAAACAACGATTGGCAAGAGTGGAACATGAAGTAATGGAGTTGAGACAGACTGTAATAGCTTACCAGGCTCAGGCAAAG GGTATAATATGTGAATCAGCCAAGAGTGGTCTTCAATCAATTGTAGCTGAAAATCAGACTCCAGCCAAT GTACTACAAAAGAAGACAGAAGTACCAAATGGCTTGATCCATAAAAAGAATGCGGCGGTTACATCAAAATATTATTGTGCCGTTCCCCACAATGTTCCTCCCAATAAGCCG AAAATGCAAGGGGTGATGTTGCCACCATTTAAGGTGTTTCCTGGTATGCCTAGGAAGATTGACAAAAGTCCAACTCCAAGCAAAGCG
- the LOC103629130 gene encoding uncharacterized protein isoform X2: MASSSPQLKEPSSAVKRASTGPTALPERNKRKTSPSLPEASGATQQPAKRKPPLFQRAWSPGDEVRILEALATYRREHGGRLPTPVELFGALDGSLEKEGVGAKELAIKQRSLKRRYDRDVMKNAPPADKHERRLYLLSKHVWGRVPPTRPPVAKVRSATQAKCAGAQASNAAAQAQAKSADRQSGKEALKPKAKTLDEMRELYPYLVDEATILVEPAVLERVLLNIEDIDAQVLDKKIRKARKQLAGAITESARINNMEMPTIFLFTSSKLQPEKLRVENDNNLLVDHLEKMDDVDICAKQRLARVEHEVMELRQTVIAYQAQAKGIICESAKSGLQSIVAENQTPANVLQKKTEVPNGLIHKKNAAVTSKYYCAVPHNVPPNKPKMQGVMLPPFKVFPGMPRKIDKSPTPSKAHDDI; encoded by the exons ATGGCGTCCTCGTCGCCTCAACTCAAGGAACCGTCGTCCGCGGTGAAGCGGGCGTCGACGGGCCCGACGGCGCTGCCCGAGCGCAACAAGAGGAAGACGTCGCCCTCGCTCCCCGAGGCCTCGGGTGCCACACAGCAGCCGGCCAAGCGGAAGCCGCCGTTGTTCCAGCGCGCGTGGTCCCCCGGCGACGAGGTCCGGATCCTGGAGGCCCTCGCCACGTACCGCCGTGAACATGGCGGCCGCCTGCCAACGCCGGTTGAGCTATTCGGCGCGCTCGATGGCAGCCTCGAGAAGGAAGGCGTCGGAGCAAAGGAGCTCGCCATCAAGCAGCGCAGCCTCAAGCGCCGCTACGACCGGGACGTTATGAAGAATGCTCCGCCCGCCGATAAACACGAACGCCGCCTCTACCTCCTCTCCAAGCACGTATGGGGACGCGTTCCGCCAACCAGACCACCGGTTGCCAAGGTCCGAAGTGCTACTCAAGCGAAGTGCGCCGGCGCCCAAGCAAGCAACGCCGCTGCCCAAGCCCAAGCGAAGAGCGCCGACCGCCAGTCCGGCAAGGAGGCGCTGAAGCCCAAGGCCAAGACTTTGGATGAGATGCGCGAGCTGTATCCTTACCTGGTTGATGAGGCCACGATCCTTGTCGAACCGGCGGTGCTGGAGAGAGTGCTCCTCAACATTGAAGACATCGACGCCCAGGTGTTGGACAAGAAGATCAGGAAGGCGAGGAAGCAGCTCGCCGGTGCCATCACGGAATCG GCAAGGATTAACAACATGGAAATGCCTACAATATTTCTGTTTACATCCAGCAAGCTTCAACCAGAAAAGTTAAGAGTGGAAAATGACAATAATCTTTTGGTTGATCATTTGGAGAAAATGGATGATGTGGATATTTGTGCTAAACAACGATTGGCAAGAGTGGAACATGAAGTAATGGAGTTGAGACAGACTGTAATAGCTTACCAGGCTCAGGCAAAG GGTATAATATGTGAATCAGCCAAGAGTGGTCTTCAATCAATTGTAGCTGAAAATCAGACTCCAGCCAAT GTACTACAAAAGAAGACAGAAGTACCAAATGGCTTGATCCATAAAAAGAATGCGGCGGTTACATCAAAATATTATTGTGCCGTTCCCCACAATGTTCCTCCCAATAAGCCG AAAATGCAAGGGGTGATGTTGCCACCATTTAAGGTGTTTCCTGGTATGCCTAGGAAGATTGACAAAAGTCCAACTCCAAGCAAAGCG